The region tttcttaCCTATATTTGAACCGTTCTTGTCATTTTACCATGTTACCTCTTTGATGGAATTTATGTTCTATACAGTTCAATTTAGTTTTTTCCAGTACAGAGGATCATCTTTGTCTTTGGACACTTTAGATTTGACAATGTTAAGTTAAATGAAAACTATTAATTGTGATAAAACTGTCCCTTATACTAACAGAGACAGAATTTGTACTCAGTTGTGCAGCCCAGCTGTTTCAGTGTCTTTCAGCACATTGTTTTGGTTGCAATCACTTGCTTTGTTTGAATATGTAACAAGCACTTGTTTTCAGCAAAACAGCAGATGCATAAGGCTCCCAGTTCTGTTACATCATTATGGGATGTGTAAAACAAGGTGGCTACACATACATGATAGCAAACAATGTATTTACTTCAATGCATATTTAATGCTTCATTGCaatattttgtttcaaatgataAAAGACTGTCTTTTTCACAATTCATGTTGCTAGTTTGAGGTTTTCTTATCTTAATAATGGAAAAACTCATAATAACAGTACAAACACATTATCATCAACAACCATAGTTGAAAAGTGACTTTTCTGAAAGAATGTCAGCAAAACCCACACATCAAATTCACGACAAGGTTTGTGATATTGGATACATGGGTTGGGATACATTACCCAATCAGCtctttgtaaatgttttgtttcctcactcatttttaacatttagttTCTTCTCCTCTAGATTCCACGGGGCCAATGAGCGCAGCCCACCCTCACGCCCCTCATATGGGTGGCATGGGAGGCCATCCGTCCGTTATCAGCACTTCCAGGCAATTACCTTCTGCTGTGTCCACCGTGGGTTCGCCAATGAACGGCCTGGCCTCGCCCTACCCTGTCATTACATCTTCTCTGGGCTCGCCCTCTATATCGTTGCAGTCTACACCCAACATGAACTTCGGACCACTCAGCAGTCCACAGGTGAGAACGTGTGGGTGTTTTGATGGTAATCATTAGGATATTCTCCTCATGTAACACCTCATTCATCCaaatttcactttgtttttctacttgaagaaatatattttttatttacttgtatttttttgttgaatgtgaCCTTTCACAGCTGCTTAGTGTTTGAAACATGTATTTATCAGAGATCATGCATATAAACTAGAAGAACATGTGAAGACAGCATTCctccacaaaaaaacactttctttttAGTTCATTTGTCCTCTCTCCTAAGCTTCATACTTTATCAACACAGCTTCATTTTCAGCTTGTGGCAAGGGCTATCTGCACTGGTTATGCTACACTAACTGTGTAACTATCATGTTCTTCTTGATAGTGTGCCTCTCATTCTTGGAGTCTCTGACAGCCAACTGAAGGCTTAAGATGTATCCAGTGTATTTGACAGGCATCCCTTAGAATTCTTCTCTCCCTCCTACCCTTCTACTGACCTTTAAACTTCTTGCCCTAAAGGTCATCCTTGAATTCTGCATTGCTGccatcatggggggggggtcttaaGTCAGGCTAACCATTAGCCATTTAATGGATAAttgagagaaaggaagagaaatgcaacattttcattttctctgaatTTCTTCACTCttcctgacaactctgactccTCTTTTCAGTCACCATCAGTGTAAATTTATAATTGCATCAAGGCTATTGCACCCAAATTGACTTAATATtgagcttctttttttaatgaactccaaactccaaacacacacatgggcgggcacacacacacacacacacacacacacacacacacacacacacacacacacacacacacacacacacacacacacacacacacacacacacacacacacacacacacacacacacacacacacacacacacacaatgcttcAGAGGCTGGATCGAGGCCGGTGCTGCAGGGCACACACTGTATTCATTGGTTCAATGACAGTATGGATCTGTGCCTTTAGAGGTAGTCAATGCTGATATGATTGCACCGTGTAACCATCAGGTTATTATGTCATCTAGCATCTCATGCCGTTTTCCATGAGTTAGCTGACGTTCAGGAGCAGTGGTCAGTTAACAGAACAGCAGGAAATTCAGTGTCATAGTTTTACGTCCACTCtgctaatatttatttttttctgcaatcATCTTGtaacttttaatgtttttaatgtactgtatgaaCTGAATTTACAAATGATTGACAAAAATTGACCATATTGAAGGAAGgggtgttttttaaatttatttattttacttacatAGTCAGCTCCAATAAACCCCATGACCCGTCAACTCGGAAAAAGCAGcagaggaaatggatggatggatggatagttagTTTAAATTAATTGTAAACAAAGTTATAACAGaatttaatgacaaataaataagtaCATTTTAGAATATATGTTTCCAGGCTTTTAAAATAGCAGTCAAtgaattttcattcattcattcatagatgAACAGATGACGATCGTAATTGCCTCGTTCTGTTAATTTTCTGAAGCCCATGCTGACATATTCACACTCTACCTTTGACATTTTTACTTGAATATGAAagaaggttttattttattacatttagaaGCTGGAAGCGCTGTGTCATTTCTGCTAACATATATGATTTATTGTTAGTGAGTGTGGACTTCATTATCTATCAATCAGTTAGTTCTGATTTGACTGAAAAGAATCTCAATAGTGGGGAAGCATTAAAAGCCCAACTGAACCTTATATGTCTGAATAAGTGTGTTCTTCATACCGTCTGTTGTATAAGGAATGATGGTGCATTAATAATCCATATAAAGTGCTTGCAGCAGCATGTTGTCCCCATCTAAAGCAGCGCGTATGTTTGAAAGACTTATTTTTCAAGCCATATATGTGCAAAATTACTCTTTTGTGTTGGACAGTACGCTCCAAAGTAATGGCTGGTCGCCACTGACAAATGAGCACACAGTGGTCTGAatgctcatgtgtgtgtgatagtctGACTTTGGGCCATCGCTTGTGGGAGATGGCGGTGGTGAGAAAGTGAATTAcaactaaaatgaaagtaaagtaTACTGTCCTTTACTGCTAGAGTTCAGTCTGCCATTAGAAGATATTCAAAAGAGAGTGCACATTGTAAATAAGTGATAGGAAGAGCCTGAGGTGACTGTCAAAGATGTCCTATATGTCACGCTGCATCAAACATATAGGACAGGAGGCCATATGTAGGTCATATTTGTTGTTTCCACATGAAGTGCAGATGTTTCCACATaaacaactaaacaaacaaaaatttgaAGCACAAATATATATCCGGCCTGTCAATAGAGAGTCAAAGGGTACAAGGTTGATAAGAACAAGAGAGATATGTGGCAGTCAAAGGAGGCTGGACTTGTTGTTCGACCCCAAACATGTTTTAGCCTCGTTTTCTGAGTTTTATTAGCTCTTGTAAGTGGTGGAGAAGGCcagttattttaatttctttaagtCTCGTGGGCAGGAGCAGCATGGTGGGTGTGTCTAACACACACCAGCCAACCCAGTCCTACATCTGGCCCATCATGAATGACTCTgtgcacatttattttctttttttttttaatgataataatgatattttttACACATCGCTGTGTATCCGTCGTAGTGGTGTCTCGCACCTGCTGGAAGTTTGAAGCTATGCCTGCTGAGGTGAAGACTAATAAAATGGCTGTGTAGAGTTTGTGTCTTATCTTTTAGAATGCAGATAATTCAGGCTCTAATTCAATATCTGCTAATGTATTTCCAGTTTAATATAAAATTAGAGTCACCTGAAAATAACATATGCTCCTGACCTCACAAACAAATTGCACTACAAACGTATCACTTTCACGtatcattcatttcttttttgagcCTAAAGCTGAGGTTTTCCATTAAACAAATGAGTACATAGTTTATATggatgaaatttgaaaattatGTGTAATGTTTGGTGAAGCTGTAATGTATCATTTGCCGACATGCTGCAGAAAAATTGACCACCTTCAGACATACTGTACTTTaagattttgttttcatgagaTCATTTCTATTCCCTATCACAATGTTAATGAGTTTGGCAAACCCTGTGTGTATATGTAGTTTCTGTGACTTTTGCCACACAACAGTGCTTACAGACAGATGCAAAGATATGCTGACAGCTTTGTTCTACATCATCACATCATATTTTTATTGGGGGTAAAAACAATGCAGTCATGTCAGTGCTTCAGTTCTTCTCATTCTGCTATATGAGTTAAAGACTAACATGTGTGATgcttattatatatatacagtacatgttatatatatatggaaataatacattttctaaCATCAGCAGTACAATATTTGCTATTAATaggatgatatactgtatatttttcagCAGGTCtatttagaaaacaaaagaaggtaAACTAATGGAATCACAAAGACAAGTAACTTAAACTTACTTGAAATTGGAATCCAGGGGAGTCCAGTTCATGGATCTACTTTAGGAGGGAAATCAAATGTTTCTGTATCTCGCAGCATCTGAATTAAATTAAGAAGTAGGCAGGTAGAATGATAATgagaaaatgaagtgaaaatgaaattaaacctGGCTTAAAGTAACCTTGTCTTAATGACAAacatacacacctacacatgAGTGCCCTCTGCTGCTTGTGTCTGAGAACTTCACTGTCTGCACATGTGACTTCTCTCATTTGCTTACCCCATCaacaaacactaaaaaaaacctcatgaaCCTCTAAAGCGTCAGCTCCACCCACTGACTAAGCATGTGATCACAGCCTGAGACACTTTCACAATGAAGCGTGTGGGTGgggagtaaaaaaataaaaaatactgtgaGTGAGCGGAAGACAAATTGTGaaaatggaggaagaggagagtgtCATGAAACAGCAAAACACTTCTCGCTCTtgccctctcctccctcctctgctttGTTTTGCTCATTCATGTCCGGCTGCCTCAGCTTCCACTCTTTCTTTATGTTCTCCCATcctgtcatcttcagatcaatGCTATGAACAGTGTTAGCAGCCCAGAGGACATCAAGCCTCCACCTGGTCTACAGAATCTTGGAAACATCAACTACCAGTGTACCAGCCCAGGAGGAATGTCCAAACACATCTGCTCCATTTGTGGGGACCGCTCCTCAGGTAATGTCAAAGGTCAAGCATgggggagagaaaagagaaaaagtaatttttacTACAATGGCATTGAAATTATAAAATGACTTAAGGTGAATAATccattatttcaaaaataatcacaatgccttgtttgtcactttttttgaGGTAAACAATCTGTGAGGTGTTGATTTATGATccttaaatacataaaattaagTTGACGTCCTGTTTTACCAgaagtgtttattattttttccatgtaAAACAATAAATTCGGACAACCGCTGAAATTTGTCCACATTTATTGTAGCAGATAATACAAACAGTTAGTACCAGTTTTAATACCAGTTTTAATACCAGTTTTAGTACCAGTTTTAGTACCAGTTTTAGTACCAGTTTTAATACCAGTTTTAATACCAGTTTTAGTACCAGTTTTAATACCGGTTTTAATAGCAGTTTGTCAGAAAGTCACTGGCACTAAGACTCTTCAGGGAGATTGTGATCATGTTCAGACTCTGGTGGTGGTTTTGGCTGACGACTCATCAGTGGTAATGAAGAGGAGGGTGTGCAGAACAGCAACATAAGTGAACTACGGATACAGACAGAATCACATTCACAAAGCCCAAGTTTAAGTCTGTCCTCTCCAGTTCCACCTCCTACACCTACCATGTTTGTTCAGCTCATGGCCTCTCTCATGTTGGGGAAGTCGCCATGTTTCATGAAAAGCCTTACAAGTGGACTTGTGTGTAGCACTTGCATTATTTACGCATAATCTACCATTTGTAATGATAGTTAAACGTATTCTTAATAATGGTGGTTTAGCATAAGAGATTAAAGAGGCAGTTATTGTAGATCAGTACTGCTGGACTGATGTGGATTGTTTTTCCGCAGGAAAGCATTATGGCGTTTACAGCTGCGAGGGATGCAAGGGCTTCTTCAAGAGGACCGTCCGTAAAGATCTAACCTACACATGTCGAGACAGCAAGGAGTGCCTGATTGACAAGCGCCAGCGAAATCGATGCCAATACTGTCGCTACCAAAAGTGCTTAGCAATGGGCATGAAAAGAGAAGGTGTGTTGGAGACTGTTGGCTTCTTGGTATCATCCTGTTCAGTTTCAGGAACATAATATGCTACTAATATTAAAACCTGGACATCTATTTTGTTCAGGAAAATGAACCTGGGGTTTTTGGTcttatgtgcatgtgtttgtgtacttGTGCAGCGGTACAGGAAGAGAGACAACGTGGGAAGGAGCGGGGGGACAGCGAGGTGGAATCAACCAGCAGTTTCACTGAGGAAATGCCTGTAGACAAAATCCTTGATGCTGAGCTGGCTGTGGAGCCCAAAACAGAGACGTACAGCGACGGCAGCCCAAGCAACTCTGTAAGAATCCCAGATTTGCGGGTGTTTTACCGTAACCGCTGAATGCTAAAAATATGCTGTTTAGTTATGTTGGTCTGATAAGTGGCggccagaaaatattttctgaccacCACTTATCAGACCAGTACACATTCCAGCTGAGCAAAGAAGCTCTTTGCTTATGTGAAACTGAGTGATGGAAGATTTTTCGGCCAAGAGAAATTAAATTCCGCCAGATTCAATCATTTGTCTGTGGTAAGTTAAATAAGGTAATGACAGGTAAAACAAGCAGAGCAGCTTTTGGGACTGAATCCAGGCTCTAGTGTCACTTCTTAGATTAGCCAATCTCCTGCTGTAGTAatcagcttttgtttttttcgttgTTGTTCGTTGCTGATTTTGCCTTGAGAATcatttttcatcaaaaaaatgaTCAATTTCACAGTGAAATTGACCAATTTACCATTTTCCAGGTGAATCTGCACGGTCTGCGGTAAACTCAGAACTCATAATGTTGAATCAAAAAGACTCACCTATGCTTGAATCTATGCTGATTGCATTAGATTGATCtatatgaattaaataaattgtgTTCTTTAGAGGACATGTTTGGTAGGTGTTTATTAAGCCCCCTTGAACAGCGACAGCTACACCTGCTCACTGACTTGCTTCTCAGGCAGGTTCAGGTGtggctgaaggagctctccaggtCGGCTTGACCTGTTTTCTTGTTACTCCTTTCCAGACCAATGACCCTGTCACCAACATCTGCCAGGCAGCAGACAAGCAGCTCTTCACCTTGGTGGAGTGGGCCAAGAGAATCCCACACTTCTCTGAACTCCCCATCGATGACCAGGTCATACTACTACGAGCAGGTAGGTAAACACAACCCACTGTCCTGCAGCTCACTAAATCATACGCTGGGAGGAGttctattaaaaaatatttgctcaatacaatttttaactTAGATTACTAGAACAGTGACAGAAAATATAATCCCCAGCAGTGCGGTGTACAGTTTTTAGAGCTGCAACAGTGCTGACCTCTGCTGGTGGGAGATTGAGGAAGTAAAGACGCTGCACAGCAGAaagaatttgtattttttttgttcgtttttttttttttggaggggggggggtgttattacagcagacttcaccaccttcatctcatttgcaacatcaacatcatccaaaataaagggctgacgggtagaagccgcCTGGCTTGTGTAGTTCCCCCGTCAGCCTTTAATACAGTCAGAACACTGAAAACCAAATAATTTGTGTCATCTAGCTTAAACTCTTGAAGAACATAAAGTGAGTTTGAAATACATGAAGGACTcacaaatgtttcatttctgCATCCAGGCTGGAATGAGCTCCTGATCGCCTCATTCTCACATCGCTCGGTCACAGTTAAAGACGGAATCCTGTTGGCGACGGGCCTCCACGTCCATAGAAGCAGTGCCCACAGTGCTGGAGTGGGCTCCATCTTTGATAGGTAAATGATAATGACAAAAATTACACACATTCAAAGCTGGTCAGTGGGACGGTGAGGGGGTGCCGTGGATAGTGCTGTTACCACATAGCAAGAAGTTTCTGGGTTTGTTTCCGCCTGAatggctgtttgtcttttgtgtgaccCTTCAACGATAGATAgatacactttaatgatccaaACTGGGGAATCCACCTTAAGTGGAGATGCTAGGGATTGAACCGGGGGCCTCATACATGCAAAGCATGcgctaccactgagctacatccccaTGAACACGTATCCCATCTGAGGTGTTTCCCTCCTCTCTGGGTTAAGCTTCGAGGCCACAATTTTTAATTGTATATGAGGActatattttgatgtttttcacCATCAATTGTCTCGatcaaaatcaatttaatgTGATTAATTTGATCTCCCGCAGAGTCCTGACAGAGTTAGTATCAAAAATGAAAGATATGCAGATGGATAAAACAGAACTCGGTTGCCTAAGAGCCATCGTTCTCTTCAACCCAGGTCAGTTCAGCCTCCATTTTTTCATCCCAATAGAGACACTCTGGCTTTTTTAGTTTCATCAGTATAACATTTGTGCTAATTTTATTGCTTTCAGATGCAAAAGGTCTTTCGAACCCGCCAGAGGTTGAGGGGTTGAGGGAAAAAGTTTACGCATCACTGGAGTCGTACACGAAACAAAAATATCCAGAGCAGCCTGGCAGGTAAGAATCGCTTTACACTACAGAATGAATTATTATCCATCTCCATTGTTTCATTGCAGCGTCAAAGTTGTACATAGTAATGGTACAGACTACTCTGTACTACTCCACAGCTCTTCCAGTTCTTAAACCCTTTGAGTTGTagtagattaaaaaatataaaagtataCAGGCTGATGGTGTTAATACTTACAGGGAATGGGAGCTAAACAAGATTCCACCTTCATCGTTTGCTTACCTCAATATACACTTTGACAATTGTAATTGTTTCCTGATTGGGAATGATGACctaccataaaaataaaatacgcAAGCTGAAATATTTCTGAAACTTTCGTACTGGTCCATCGATCTCTTAGTTCTTTAGAACGTAATACCTAAGGAAAGCCTCAAGGATGTTTCTTCTGATTTTACACAAACATCCATTTGAACACAAGGATTGCAACAGATTACGCTGCAGTTCTATTTGGCAGTGCTATGAAAAGTGTGAAAAGTTATTCAAGTCCATCTTTCATGAGTTCATACCCAAGTTTCATAAAGTACTTTTTGTGTAATCTTGCTAACAGACAAAGCAGCAAACATATATATTGTTGAAAACTGGCCGCAATAATGGAACTGGTCTAATTGTAACCTGAGCAGCAAAATTTTTGTTCAATcagttttttatgttttgaagGGTGAACAAGACAATGATTTTCaacataacagaaaataattatggCACTGTTGTAGGTTTGCCAAGCTTCTGCTTCGCCTTCCCGCCCTGCGCTCTATCGGCCTCAAGTGTCTGGAGCATCTGTTCTTCTTCAAGCTGATCGGTGACACACCCATTGACACCTTTCTTATGGAGATGTTGGAGGCGCCACATCAGATCACATGACACCAGTAACCCTCTCCCCCTGTACATACTCCCTTATTGTCAACGATATGAAGATGGAATAAAGAAAGACTTGATTCAAATtgtaaaactaaatattttgtACCAAGAAAaacattataattataattgaataaaaaatattttgaggtTGTGAGGAGGATGGAATCATGAAACAGAGGATCAAGAACACAGACAAAATGGATTCTAATAGCATTTTTAACAGACTTTTGTAAATAGATAATTTCAGGTATCCGTTTTAATAGTGACCCAATGcaatttgaaaatgaatcattttattCAAGTGGAATtgtataaaaacagaaatcatttttgcatttcttcGAACTCATTTTAGAATTCCTacagaataaaattatttaaaacatgtcTACGTTGTTTGTGTCATGTTATGATAAAGCATATCAGAAATTCGCCCGCAGAGAAAGATGAAGTACCTTTTTTTTAGGCCAGTGAAAAAAGTTGTTTAGTTTAATGATATTCTGATGCGTCCATGATTTGAAttgttaaatttttttagatttgaattacattaatttttcttttttttcttccattttatcTTTGATATTCTGAAATCATGTTTTCATTACAGCTTTCTAAAATGTACATCAATAGTATTTTccatctgtttatatttttgttttatttgacaggGTAAAATAACCTGCAAACTTTCCTTAGGTTCAGAAACATTCAGGACGCCTCTCTCCCTTCTTAACAGTTCCGGTGATTGGCCACTAGGTGGCGACCGCAGCGAACATTCGTTCATGGCTTTGATACAGGACGTGCAGATTAAACTATTATCATAAAACACATTATTAATTATGACCTTTGAACACTATATGTACAGTTGGCTCctaatgtaaaaaatgtaaacaaataaacaacgtGCGTCGGTGATGAAGTTTAGATATCTGCGTGGAggaaagagagacacagaggaagacagaccgggggagagagacagacagtaGAAGACAGACAGGGTGTGATGCACAGACAGGATAAGTGAGGAGTAGTATGAGGGCTTGGGTACCGACACCTGCACATGGAagcagctctctctctcacacacacacacactttctctcagtctctctcttcctctcccttctTTTCAATCGTTACTGGATAATTGATAGAAAGCCCAAATAGTCAATAACAGTGGACTAAAAACTTTCTGCACACATAAAGTTGCAGCAGGACGGTGAGCGCTGGAGATGCTGTGAGAAGGATATGAAAACCAGAATTACTTTTGCCTGAAAGCGTTTTTACAGGTGAGCTTCTTTAACTTGTCTTTAAATGCTCTTTTACAGAACCTTGTGGGGTTAACTTTGATGGACATGTTTCACAGTGTTTACAGACGCAGGGTTGAATCAGAGCCTGGATGACATGACTGGACCACATCACGCACCCTGATTTACCGAGATTTAAATAGAAAcatctgttttttcatttaaagtgaCCGCTTATGTGGTCACTTGAAATATTTACTCATTAAATTTAAACATCAGCTGCAATAATTGATCTCCCTCtacagaaaagacattttataatTAACAAAGCACACGCTAAACTATTAATTCTCACTAAAACTTGATGTGGATCCTCCATCAAACGTCTCGTTATCTTCATTAAAAGACCTTTCCCGTCGTTGCAGACATGGATCGGAGGACTGTGTGCGCCGGGTGCCACCGGCCGATCAGAGACCGGTTCCTGCTGCGGGTCTCTGACGGCCTCTGGCATGAGGAGTGCGTGCGGTGCGCGGCGTGCGGTGACGCGCTGGAGAACTCATGCTTCCTGCGGGACCACAA is a window of Antennarius striatus isolate MH-2024 chromosome 7, ASM4005453v1, whole genome shotgun sequence DNA encoding:
- the rxrgb gene encoding retinoic acid receptor RXR-gamma-B isoform X1, which produces MWRPVASPGGSPVQELGYGHYSTGPMSAAHPHAPHMGGMGGHPSVISTSRQLPSAVSTVGSPMNGLASPYPVITSSLGSPSISLQSTPNMNFGPLSSPQINAMNSVSSPEDIKPPPGLQNLGNINYQCTSPGGMSKHICSICGDRSSGKHYGVYSCEGCKGFFKRTVRKDLTYTCRDSKECLIDKRQRNRCQYCRYQKCLAMGMKREAVQEERQRGKERGDSEVESTSSFTEEMPVDKILDAELAVEPKTETYSDGSPSNSTNDPVTNICQAADKQLFTLVEWAKRIPHFSELPIDDQVILLRAGWNELLIASFSHRSVTVKDGILLATGLHVHRSSAHSAGVGSIFDRVLTELVSKMKDMQMDKTELGCLRAIVLFNPDAKGLSNPPEVEGLREKVYASLESYTKQKYPEQPGRFAKLLLRLPALRSIGLKCLEHLFFFKLIGDTPIDTFLMEMLEAPHQIT
- the rxrgb gene encoding retinoic acid receptor RXR-gamma-B isoform X2, with the translated sequence MDSHDPYLHLNSTGPMSAAHPHAPHMGGMGGHPSVISTSRQLPSAVSTVGSPMNGLASPYPVITSSLGSPSISLQSTPNMNFGPLSSPQINAMNSVSSPEDIKPPPGLQNLGNINYQCTSPGGMSKHICSICGDRSSGKHYGVYSCEGCKGFFKRTVRKDLTYTCRDSKECLIDKRQRNRCQYCRYQKCLAMGMKREAVQEERQRGKERGDSEVESTSSFTEEMPVDKILDAELAVEPKTETYSDGSPSNSTNDPVTNICQAADKQLFTLVEWAKRIPHFSELPIDDQVILLRAGWNELLIASFSHRSVTVKDGILLATGLHVHRSSAHSAGVGSIFDRVLTELVSKMKDMQMDKTELGCLRAIVLFNPDAKGLSNPPEVEGLREKVYASLESYTKQKYPEQPGRFAKLLLRLPALRSIGLKCLEHLFFFKLIGDTPIDTFLMEMLEAPHQIT